A region of Streptomyces sp. WMMC500 DNA encodes the following proteins:
- a CDS encoding alkaline phosphatase PhoX → MSATRRQVLARTGALGAGIAFTGSVSELYAGTAEAHAPRGAGYGPLVPDPAGLLDLPEGFRYRVLSREGDQLLSGEGVVPGNHDGMAAFRARGGDVRLVRNHENRHNAAHPVPAVEGLTYDPMGMGGCTVLDVGRDGALEGERVGIAGTAVNCAGGPSLWGTWLTCEETEDKAGTNGYTKDHGFIFEVDPADPRESGAVPLTAMGRFQHEAVAFDPSDGVVYETEDAFQHPFGLFYRFLPKKPKRGPGSLRAGGELQAMRVPDVPDLSVVEEIGTTFDDVEWIEVPDPLAAGTPIRHQDFGRAMSHAQKLEGCYWGGNSVYFVSSFAKSSEGSGGDHFGQVWRYTPRTNELKLVIRFGPDHGVDTPGESPDNIALSPSGGLFLCEDGGGEQHVYGVSRRGEVFAVARNRQNTGSPEEPAYGEFAGVTFSPNGRTMYVNCYAPGTTFAVTGPWR, encoded by the coding sequence ATGTCTGCCACGCGACGTCAGGTTCTCGCCCGTACCGGCGCGCTGGGCGCCGGTATCGCCTTCACCGGGAGCGTCTCCGAGCTGTACGCCGGCACCGCCGAGGCGCACGCCCCCCGGGGCGCGGGCTACGGCCCGCTCGTCCCCGACCCCGCCGGCCTCCTGGACCTGCCCGAGGGCTTCCGCTACCGGGTGCTCTCTCGCGAGGGCGACCAACTCCTCTCCGGCGAGGGCGTCGTGCCCGGCAACCACGACGGCATGGCCGCCTTCCGGGCCCGCGGCGGGGACGTGCGGCTCGTCCGCAACCACGAGAACCGCCACAACGCCGCCCACCCCGTCCCCGCCGTCGAGGGCCTGACCTACGACCCCATGGGCATGGGCGGCTGCACCGTGCTGGACGTCGGCCGGGACGGCGCACTGGAGGGCGAGCGCGTCGGCATCGCGGGCACCGCGGTCAACTGCGCCGGCGGGCCCAGCCTCTGGGGCACCTGGCTGACCTGCGAGGAGACCGAGGACAAGGCCGGCACCAACGGCTACACCAAGGACCACGGCTTCATCTTCGAGGTCGACCCCGCGGACCCGCGCGAGAGCGGCGCCGTCCCGCTCACCGCGATGGGCCGCTTCCAGCACGAGGCCGTGGCCTTCGACCCGTCCGACGGCGTCGTCTACGAGACGGAGGACGCCTTCCAGCACCCGTTCGGGCTGTTCTACCGCTTCCTGCCGAAGAAGCCGAAGCGCGGCCCCGGCTCCCTGCGGGCCGGCGGCGAACTCCAGGCGATGCGGGTGCCGGACGTGCCCGACCTGTCGGTGGTCGAGGAGATCGGCACCACGTTCGACGACGTCGAGTGGATCGAGGTGCCCGACCCGCTGGCGGCCGGGACCCCGATCCGCCACCAGGACTTCGGCCGCGCCATGTCGCACGCGCAGAAGCTGGAGGGCTGCTACTGGGGCGGCAACTCGGTGTACTTCGTCTCCAGCTTCGCCAAGTCCTCCGAGGGCTCGGGCGGCGACCACTTCGGCCAGGTGTGGCGCTACACCCCGCGCACCAACGAGCTGAAGCTCGTCATCCGCTTCGGCCCGGACCACGGCGTCGACACCCCCGGCGAGTCCCCGGACAACATCGCCCTGTCGCCGTCGGGCGGGCTGTTCCTCTGCGAGGACGGCGGCGGCGAGCAGCACGTCTACGGCGTCTCGCGGCGCGGCGAGGTCTTCGCGGTGGCGCGCAACCGGCAGAACACGGGCAGCCCGGAGGAGCCGGCGTACGGCGAGTTCGCCGGCGTCACGTTCTCGCCGAACGGCCGGACGATGTACGTGAACTGCTACGCGCCCGGCACCACGTTCGCCGTCACCGGCCCCTGGCGGTAG
- a CDS encoding peptidyl-tRNA hydrolase: MTGAETSPFPHEAVSRDDLPQFVLPLVVRIERGSPPTRTGALQTAARAVLVLLADERATGEGPWAQAVRDWQDARIRKVVRRARGAEWRRAEALPGITVTSAGGGNAAAGDAAAGAGGAAGEGGAEVRVFPPVPLDGWPRDLARLQVSGTDLDDPEPPAPPAPDLPVLWLAPGLAMTAGKAMAQAGHGAQLAWWELSDADRAAWRAAGFPLAVRTPPPERWAELVASGLPVVRDAGYTEIAAGSCTVVADHPALRTG; the protein is encoded by the coding sequence GTGACCGGCGCCGAGACCAGCCCCTTCCCGCACGAGGCGGTGAGCCGCGACGACCTGCCGCAGTTCGTCCTCCCCCTCGTCGTCCGCATCGAACGCGGCAGCCCGCCCACGCGCACCGGCGCGCTCCAGACGGCGGCGCGCGCGGTACTGGTCCTGCTGGCGGACGAGCGCGCGACGGGCGAAGGGCCGTGGGCGCAGGCGGTACGGGACTGGCAGGACGCCCGGATCCGCAAGGTGGTGCGGCGGGCCCGGGGCGCGGAGTGGCGCCGGGCGGAGGCGCTGCCCGGGATCACGGTGACGTCGGCGGGCGGCGGGAACGCGGCGGCCGGCGACGCGGCGGCCGGCGCGGGGGGCGCGGCCGGGGAGGGCGGCGCCGAGGTGCGGGTCTTCCCGCCCGTACCGCTCGACGGCTGGCCCAGGGACCTCGCCCGGCTGCAGGTCTCCGGCACCGACCTGGACGACCCCGAGCCCCCCGCCCCGCCCGCGCCGGACCTCCCGGTGCTGTGGCTGGCGCCCGGACTCGCCATGACCGCGGGCAAGGCCATGGCCCAGGCGGGCCACGGCGCCCAACTCGCCTGGTGGGAGCTGTCCGACGCGGACCGCGCGGCCTGGCGCGCCGCCGGCTTCCCCCTCGCCGTCCGCACACCGCCGCCGGAGCGCTGGGCGGAGCTGGTGGCGAGCGGGCTGCCGGTGGTCAGGGACGCCGGGTACACGGAGATCGCCGCGGGGAGCTGCACGGTCGTCGCCGACCACCCGGCGCTGCGTACCGGCTGA
- a CDS encoding FAD-dependent oxidoreductase, translating to MGAKQRMVVIGGDAAGMSAASQARRMRTPDELEITAFERGRFTSYSACGIPYWVGGEVAERDELVARSPEEHRRRGIDLRMRTEVTEIDLDRQCVRTRDLDDEDGAQERWHGFDHLVIATGARPLRPPLPGIDAPGVHGVQSLDDGQDLLDRLEKQQVRHAVVVGAGYIGVEMAEAFCHRGIHVTVLERAEQPMSTLDPDMGALVNEAMNGNGIATVTGAEVTEILTGTDGAVRGVATAKGEYPADVVVLGLGVRPETGLARDAGLPLGEWGGLLTDLAMRVRGQENVWAGGDCVEVLDLVSGRERYIPLGTHANKHGQVIGRNVGGGFGTFPGVVGTAVSKVCDLEIARTGLLEAQAREVGLQYVTVTIRSTSRAGYYPRAAPMHVKMLAERRTGRLLGVQIVGREGAGKRVDIAAVALTARMTVEQMTALDLGYAPPFSPVWDPVLVAARKAAAAVAEDARESDGG from the coding sequence ATGGGGGCCAAGCAGCGGATGGTGGTCATCGGCGGCGATGCAGCGGGCATGTCCGCCGCATCGCAGGCGCGCCGCATGCGGACGCCGGACGAGCTGGAGATCACCGCGTTCGAGCGCGGCCGGTTCACGTCGTACTCCGCCTGCGGCATTCCGTACTGGGTCGGCGGCGAGGTCGCCGAGCGGGACGAGCTCGTCGCCCGCTCACCGGAGGAGCACCGCCGGCGCGGCATCGACCTGCGGATGCGCACCGAGGTCACCGAGATCGACCTCGACCGGCAGTGCGTACGCACCCGGGACCTCGACGACGAGGACGGCGCGCAGGAGCGCTGGCACGGCTTCGACCATCTGGTGATCGCCACCGGCGCCCGCCCGCTGCGTCCGCCGCTGCCCGGCATCGACGCCCCCGGGGTGCACGGGGTGCAGAGCCTGGACGACGGGCAGGACCTGCTGGACCGGCTGGAGAAGCAGCAGGTGCGGCACGCGGTCGTGGTCGGCGCCGGGTACATCGGGGTGGAGATGGCCGAGGCGTTCTGCCACCGCGGCATCCACGTCACCGTGCTGGAGCGCGCCGAGCAGCCCATGAGCACCCTCGACCCCGACATGGGCGCGCTGGTGAACGAGGCGATGAACGGCAACGGCATCGCGACCGTCACGGGCGCCGAGGTCACCGAGATCCTCACCGGCACGGACGGGGCGGTGCGCGGGGTGGCCACGGCGAAGGGCGAGTATCCGGCGGACGTGGTCGTGCTCGGCCTCGGGGTGCGCCCGGAGACCGGGCTCGCGCGGGACGCGGGGCTGCCGCTGGGCGAGTGGGGCGGGCTGCTGACGGACCTGGCGATGCGGGTGCGGGGGCAGGAGAACGTGTGGGCGGGCGGCGACTGCGTCGAGGTGCTCGACCTGGTGTCGGGGCGCGAGCGGTACATCCCGCTGGGCACACACGCCAACAAGCACGGGCAGGTCATCGGCCGCAACGTCGGCGGCGGCTTCGGCACCTTTCCCGGCGTCGTCGGCACGGCCGTCAGCAAGGTGTGCGACCTGGAGATCGCCCGTACGGGTCTGCTGGAGGCGCAGGCGCGCGAGGTGGGCCTGCAGTACGTGACGGTGACCATCCGGTCGACCAGCCGCGCCGGTTACTACCCGCGGGCCGCGCCGATGCACGTGAAGATGCTCGCGGAGCGGCGCACCGGGCGGCTGCTCGGCGTGCAGATCGTCGGCCGCGAGGGCGCCGGCAAGCGGGTGGACATAGCGGCGGTGGCGCTGACCGCGCGCATGACGGTGGAGCAGATGACGGCGCTGGACCTGGGGTACGCGCCGCCGTTCTCGCCGGTGTGGGACCCGGTGCTGGTCGCGGCGCGCAAGGCGGCGGCCGCGGTCGCCGAGGACGCGCGGGAGAGCGACGGCGGCTGA
- a CDS encoding AIM24 family protein codes for MRSDLFAKENMAEPATQAGMTLQNAKSIKYAVNGECLARQGAMIAYRGNLQFEKKGQGAGQFLKRAVTGEGLALMSVKGQGECWFALSAANCFILDFDQPNDSLTLNGRNVLCFDSTLSYDIKVVKGAGMTGGGLFNSVFTGQGRLGVVCDGTPIVIPVSQGYPVFVDTDAVVGWSTQLQTGLHRSQSFGSMIRGGSGEVMQLRLDGEGFVVVRPSETGTGAPAG; via the coding sequence ATGCGCAGTGATTTGTTCGCGAAGGAGAACATGGCCGAGCCCGCGACGCAGGCCGGCATGACTCTGCAGAACGCCAAGTCGATCAAGTACGCCGTCAACGGCGAGTGCCTGGCCCGGCAGGGCGCGATGATCGCCTATCGGGGCAATCTGCAGTTCGAGAAGAAGGGCCAGGGGGCGGGGCAGTTCCTCAAGCGCGCGGTCACCGGCGAGGGCCTGGCGCTCATGTCGGTGAAGGGGCAGGGGGAGTGCTGGTTCGCGCTCAGCGCGGCCAACTGCTTCATCCTGGACTTCGACCAGCCGAACGACAGCCTCACCCTCAACGGGCGCAACGTGCTGTGCTTCGACTCGACGCTGTCGTACGACATCAAGGTGGTCAAGGGCGCCGGCATGACGGGCGGCGGGCTGTTCAACAGCGTGTTCACCGGCCAGGGCCGGCTGGGCGTGGTCTGCGACGGCACCCCGATCGTCATCCCCGTCTCGCAGGGCTACCCGGTCTTCGTCGACACCGACGCCGTCGTCGGCTGGAGCACGCAGCTCCAGACGGGGCTGCACCGCTCGCAGAGCTTCGGGTCGATGATCCGCGGCGGCTCCGGCGAGGTCATGCAGCTCCGGCTGGACGGCGAGGGGTTCGTCGTGGTGCGGCCGAGCGAGACCGGCACGGGGGCGCCCGCCGGGTGA
- the zapE gene encoding cell division protein ZapE, with translation MPSTSASTADTPGASTAPGTLVGREPRVPAERLVAELVPPPRFDAVRFSTYVPDPARPGQAEAVRALAAFAAGIGGGATAVGGRRPWWRRAPKEPAGPRGVYLDGGFGVGKTHLLASLWHATQAAPERKGFCTFVELTNLVGALGFQQTIRTLGGHRLLCIDEFELDDPGDTVLVSTLLGKLVDSGVALAATSNTLPGKLGEGRFASADFLREIQGLAARFRPLRIDGDDYRHRGLPAAPAPLTDEAVTRAARTAPGATLDAFPDLLGHLARVHPSRYGALTDGVRTVCLTGVRPVPDEATALRLVVLADRLYDREIPVLASGVPFDRLFGDDMLAGGYRKKYFRAISRLTALARDARGGVDERDTPGGSSPGGGSGGAPPPPD, from the coding sequence GTGCCCTCCACCTCCGCCTCCACCGCCGACACGCCCGGCGCGTCCACGGCTCCCGGCACGCTGGTCGGCCGCGAGCCGCGCGTCCCCGCCGAGCGGCTGGTCGCCGAGCTGGTGCCGCCGCCGCGCTTCGACGCGGTGCGCTTCTCGACCTACGTTCCGGACCCGGCCCGCCCCGGCCAGGCCGAGGCCGTACGCGCCCTGGCCGCCTTCGCCGCCGGGATCGGCGGCGGCGCCACCGCCGTGGGAGGGCGCCGCCCCTGGTGGCGGCGGGCGCCGAAGGAGCCGGCCGGGCCGCGCGGGGTGTATCTGGACGGCGGCTTCGGCGTCGGCAAGACGCACCTGCTGGCCTCGCTCTGGCACGCCACCCAGGCGGCGCCGGAGCGCAAGGGCTTCTGCACCTTCGTCGAGCTGACGAACCTGGTGGGCGCGCTGGGCTTCCAGCAGACGATACGCACCCTCGGCGGCCACCGGCTGCTGTGCATCGACGAGTTCGAGCTCGACGACCCCGGCGACACCGTGCTGGTCTCCACCCTCCTCGGCAAGCTCGTGGACTCCGGCGTCGCGCTGGCCGCCACCTCCAACACCCTGCCGGGCAAGCTCGGCGAGGGCCGCTTCGCCTCGGCCGACTTCCTGCGCGAGATACAGGGCCTGGCCGCCCGCTTCCGCCCGCTTCGCATCGACGGCGACGACTACCGCCACCGCGGCCTGCCCGCGGCCCCCGCCCCGCTCACCGACGAGGCCGTCACCCGCGCCGCCCGCACCGCCCCCGGCGCCACGCTCGACGCCTTCCCCGACCTCCTCGGCCACCTCGCGCGCGTACACCCCAGCCGCTACGGCGCGCTGACCGACGGCGTACGGACCGTCTGCCTGACCGGCGTGCGGCCGGTGCCCGACGAGGCGACCGCGCTGCGGCTCGTGGTGCTCGCGGACCGGCTGTACGACCGGGAGATACCCGTGCTCGCCTCCGGCGTGCCGTTCGACCGGCTCTTCGGCGACGACATGCTCGCCGGCGGCTACCGCAAGAAGTACTTCCGCGCGATATCCCGGCTCACCGCCCTGGCCCGCGACGCCCGCGGCGGCGTGGACGAACGGGACACCCCCGGCGGCTCCTCGCCCGGCGGCGGCAGCGGCGGCGCGCCGCCCCCACCGGACTAG
- a CDS encoding DUF4349 domain-containing protein: MQTRSTTRPALAAALLAAALAVGGCSGGSDDSDGGSAYARDVGDAQAQEAPREGGADGAGDSAASPAPRGGATAADGVTLAPQALVRTAEITVRTEDLADAAGTARSLAEGAGGYVGDESTSREPGAPARARLTLRVPAEEYDAVLGDLADLGRVVDREVRVKDVTDQVVDVDSRVRSQRASVDRIRGLMNDATKLGDVVTLEGELSSRQADLEALLAQQSSREERTALGTITLELRRPAAQQEDEDDGTGVADALAGGWDAFVAGLRGVLIAVSASLPFAALLVLLALAWRWLRRRLPRRDVTAPPSPFPGQPRPQGSEPE; the protein is encoded by the coding sequence ATGCAGACACGCAGCACCACCAGACCCGCCCTCGCCGCCGCGCTGCTGGCCGCCGCGCTCGCCGTCGGCGGCTGCAGCGGCGGCTCCGACGACTCCGACGGCGGCAGCGCCTACGCCCGGGACGTCGGCGATGCCCAGGCGCAGGAGGCGCCGCGCGAAGGGGGCGCCGACGGCGCCGGTGACTCCGCCGCGTCGCCGGCGCCCCGCGGCGGGGCCACCGCCGCCGACGGCGTCACGCTCGCGCCCCAGGCGCTCGTCCGCACCGCCGAGATCACCGTGCGCACCGAGGATCTGGCCGACGCCGCCGGCACCGCCCGCTCGCTGGCCGAGGGCGCCGGCGGCTACGTCGGCGACGAGTCCACCAGCCGGGAGCCCGGTGCCCCCGCGCGCGCCCGGCTCACCCTGCGGGTGCCCGCCGAGGAGTACGACGCCGTCCTCGGCGACCTCGCCGACCTCGGCCGTGTCGTGGACCGCGAGGTGCGGGTGAAGGACGTCACCGACCAGGTCGTGGACGTCGACAGCCGGGTGCGGTCCCAGCGCGCGAGCGTCGACCGCATCCGGGGGCTGATGAACGATGCCACGAAACTCGGTGACGTCGTCACCCTGGAGGGCGAACTCAGCAGCCGCCAGGCCGACCTGGAGGCGCTCCTCGCCCAGCAGTCCTCGCGCGAGGAGCGCACCGCGCTGGGCACGATCACCCTGGAGCTGCGCCGGCCCGCGGCGCAGCAGGAGGACGAGGACGACGGCACCGGCGTCGCCGACGCGCTGGCCGGCGGCTGGGACGCCTTCGTCGCAGGTCTGCGCGGGGTGCTGATCGCGGTCTCCGCTTCGCTGCCCTTCGCCGCGCTCCTCGTCCTGCTCGCCCTGGCCTGGCGGTGGCTGCGCCGCCGGCTGCCGCGCCGGGACGTCACCGCGCCGCCCAGTCCGTTTCCCGGACAGCCGAGACCCCAGGGGAGCGAGCCGGAGTAA
- a CDS encoding polysaccharide deacetylase family protein — translation MIDFRRPRPARAALVALLALFLPACAEPSGPAAPVGAPAARAHSDHPATYGTPRPPREARGATRGGARGEAKALRAGLAPVWRHGVRRGAGPKRVALTFDADMMAGQHERADAGERFDNPGLIAALRQLKVPATVFMTGTWAARYPGQARAIGRDPLFEVANHSYSHHAFAEPCYGLPRIDPGAMRAEVERTFAELRRAGVPAPVPYFRFPGGCYDETALRALAPTGVTAVQWDVSSGDAFATDPGAVAREVLTRVRPGSVVVLHVTRSAAPVTEQAVREIVPELRRRGYGFARVSELMAAG, via the coding sequence ATGATCGACTTCCGGCGCCCGCGCCCTGCCCGCGCGGCCCTCGTCGCGCTGCTCGCCCTCTTCCTCCCGGCGTGCGCCGAGCCGTCCGGGCCGGCGGCGCCGGTCGGCGCGCCCGCCGCGCGGGCGCACAGCGACCACCCCGCCACGTACGGAACGCCGCGACCGCCGCGGGAGGCGCGGGGCGCGACGCGCGGCGGCGCGCGGGGGGAGGCGAAGGCGCTCCGCGCGGGGCTCGCGCCGGTGTGGCGGCACGGCGTGCGCCGGGGCGCGGGCCCCAAGCGCGTCGCGCTCACCTTCGACGCCGACATGATGGCCGGCCAGCACGAGCGGGCCGACGCCGGCGAGAGGTTCGACAACCCCGGGCTCATCGCCGCGCTGCGGCAACTGAAGGTGCCCGCCACCGTCTTCATGACCGGCACCTGGGCCGCCCGCTACCCCGGCCAGGCCCGCGCCATCGGCCGCGACCCCCTGTTCGAGGTGGCCAACCACTCCTACAGCCACCACGCCTTCGCCGAGCCCTGCTACGGCCTGCCCCGGATCGACCCCGGGGCCATGCGCGCCGAGGTCGAGCGCACCTTCGCCGAGCTCCGCCGCGCGGGCGTGCCCGCACCCGTCCCGTACTTCCGCTTCCCCGGCGGCTGTTACGACGAGACGGCGCTGCGCGCCCTCGCCCCGACCGGCGTGACCGCCGTGCAGTGGGACGTCTCCAGCGGCGACGCCTTCGCCACCGATCCGGGCGCGGTGGCCCGGGAGGTGCTGACGCGGGTGCGGCCGGGGTCGGTGGTCGTCCTGCACGTCACGCGCAGCGCGGCGCCGGTCACAGAGCAGGCGGTGCGCGAGATCGTGCCGGAGCTGCGCCGGCGCGGCTACGGCTTCGCCCGGGTCTCGGAGCTGATGGCGGCGGGCTGA